From Deltaproteobacteria bacterium, one genomic window encodes:
- a CDS encoding chemotaxis protein CheD, whose product MKHVVHISDMKISKNPRDVLVTHSLGSCLGLAAYDPEVRVGALIHCLLPNHSGNPKARENPYMFVSSGVPAMIRKMYDYGAEKQRIILKAAGCGRMLNITNQFDTGEKNFSTLLKLLEVNDMPLAARDVGGSRPRTVVLHLENGRVVIRSRKEESDL is encoded by the coding sequence ATGAAGCATGTGGTCCACATTTCAGACATGAAAATCTCCAAGAACCCGAGGGATGTTCTCGTCACCCATTCCCTGGGTTCTTGCCTGGGTCTTGCTGCCTACGACCCGGAGGTCCGCGTGGGGGCTCTCATTCATTGCCTTCTTCCCAATCACTCCGGGAACCCAAAAGCCCGCGAGAACCCATACATGTTCGTCAGCAGTGGCGTGCCGGCCATGATCCGCAAAATGTACGACTACGGCGCTGAAAAGCAAAGAATCATCCTCAAAGCCGCCGGATGCGGCCGGATGCTGAACATCACCAACCAGTTCGACACCGGGGAAAAGAATTTCTCCACCCTCCTGAAGCTCCTTGAAGTGAACGACATGCCTTTGGCCGCCCGGGATGTCGGCGGCAGCAGACCGAGGACCGTTGTTCTGCACCTTGAAAACGGACGAGTCGTGATCCGCTCCAGAAAAGAGGAGAGCGATCTATGA